A genome region from Hevea brasiliensis isolate MT/VB/25A 57/8 chromosome 7, ASM3005281v1, whole genome shotgun sequence includes the following:
- the LOC110648889 gene encoding uncharacterized protein LOC110648889 isoform X2, with amino-acid sequence MLKMIRLEMLIMTMLQYILIYVKNGARRICELISKAGTSLLQEKNKEKKHKKDKEEKEKREGKEKRDKDRSKEKNREKKDRKEKHKDKDRDKEKNRTSDEKKVEWQPGFYDGQKFGSESLQNNEIKDSLCVQELARRIKDEDRASGSQMFEKVVATDQRRGEIQGMVVERNIGNQSEEKEKFKNKNEDHRKINGQRNHFDTTGLGKAFHQNFVGMAQERVEGVVKLVEKKDAEKQMEGKEKSKHKGSDGKGNKHKGKDREKNRKSKDKDRDKEEKTEKAKEITEPIKEKPKLKENVSKLKEGSRDSLDFRNIKSSESLKLSNVSPAAEGNLGKRKELEENGYLLDNGRRPNKFPRPLSSSFPAVENLRLAKCQTAIQSSEKQGLANNHIVDIKEQKLNGLVAVQEPNLCSKKPSSIGVAANENSEISSKPHPDVKYLSQILSIPEMEEWPDANDQEWLFSSSHLLTKKPSGGSPGDDGTRQVWAEGLRIESADISALPYVIPY; translated from the exons GAGAAGAATAAGGAGAAAAAGCACAAAAAGGATAAGGAGGAGAAAGAAAAGAGGGAGGGTAAAGAGAAAAGGGATAAAGATAGAAGTAAAGAGAAAAATAGAGAAAAGAAAGACCGAAAAGAGAAGCACAAAGACAAGGATAGAGATAAAGAAAAAAACCGGACTTCAGATGAGAAGAAAGTTGAATGGCAACCAGGCTTTTATGATGGACAAAAGTTTGGTTCAGAGAGCCTGCAGAATAATGAGATCAAGGATTCTTTATGCGTGCAGGAATTGGCCAGAAGAATTAAGGATGAAGATAGAGCATCAGGGAGCCAAATGTTTGAGAAGGTTGTTGCCACAGATCAAAGAAGAGGTGAGATACAGGGAATGGTGGTGGAAAGAAATATTGGCAATCAATCTGAGGAAAaagaaaagtttaagaataagaaTGAAGATCATAGGAAAATCAATGGGCAGAGAAATCATTTTGATACAACAGGTTTGGGAAAGGCATTTCATCAAAATTTCGTTGGCATGGCCCAAgaaagagttgaaggagttgtcAAGTTGGTGGAGAAGAAGGATGCTGAGAAGCAGATGGAGGGGAAAGAGAAGAGTAAACACAAGGGAAGTGATGGTAAGGGTAACAAACACAAAGGCAAAGACCGAGAGAAGAATAGAAAATCAAAGGATAAAGACCGGGATAAGGAAGAAAAGACGGAGAAAGCGAAGGAGATAACTGAACCAATTAAAGAGAAgcctaaattaaaagaaaatgtcTCTAAACTAAAAGAGGGTAGCAGGGACTCACTAGACTTCCGAAATATCAAATCATCAGAATCATTGAAGTTAAGCAATGTAAGTCCTGCTGCTGAGGGAAATCTTGGAAAGCGAAAGGAGCTTGAGGAAAATGGATATTTACTTG ACAATGGGAGGCGGCCTAATAAATTTCCAAGGCCTCTGTCTTCCTCTTTCCCAGCTGTTGAAAATCTAAGGTTGGCAAAATGCCAAACTGCTATTCAGTCATCTGAGAAGCAGGGGTTAGCTAATAATCATATAGTGGATATCAAGGAACAGAAGCTTAATGGCTTAGTAGCTGTTCAAGAGCCCAATTTGTGCTCAAAAAAGCCTTCATCTATTGGCGTAGCAGCAAATGAGAATAGTGAAATATCTTCAAAACCACATCCTGATGTGAAATATCTGAGTCAGATACTTTCTATACCAGAAATGGAGGAATGGCCTGATGCTAATGATCAGGAATGGCTGTTTAGCAGTAGTCATTTGCTAACAAAAAAGCCCAGCGGTGGTTCTCCCGGGGATGATGGAACACGGCAAGTATGGGCAGAAGGTCTTCGGATAGAGTCTGCAGACATTTCAGCACTGCCATATGTCATTCCTTACTGA
- the LOC110648889 gene encoding uncharacterized protein LOC110648889 isoform X1, whose protein sequence is MLKMIRLEMLIMTMLQYILIYVKNGARRICELISKAGTSLLQATFKALHEKNKEKKHKKDKEEKEKREGKEKRDKDRSKEKNREKKDRKEKHKDKDRDKEKNRTSDEKKVEWQPGFYDGQKFGSESLQNNEIKDSLCVQELARRIKDEDRASGSQMFEKVVATDQRRGEIQGMVVERNIGNQSEEKEKFKNKNEDHRKINGQRNHFDTTGLGKAFHQNFVGMAQERVEGVVKLVEKKDAEKQMEGKEKSKHKGSDGKGNKHKGKDREKNRKSKDKDRDKEEKTEKAKEITEPIKEKPKLKENVSKLKEGSRDSLDFRNIKSSESLKLSNVSPAAEGNLGKRKELEENGYLLDNGRRPNKFPRPLSSSFPAVENLRLAKCQTAIQSSEKQGLANNHIVDIKEQKLNGLVAVQEPNLCSKKPSSIGVAANENSEISSKPHPDVKYLSQILSIPEMEEWPDANDQEWLFSSSHLLTKKPSGGSPGDDGTRQVWAEGLRIESADISALPYVIPY, encoded by the exons GAGAAGAATAAGGAGAAAAAGCACAAAAAGGATAAGGAGGAGAAAGAAAAGAGGGAGGGTAAAGAGAAAAGGGATAAAGATAGAAGTAAAGAGAAAAATAGAGAAAAGAAAGACCGAAAAGAGAAGCACAAAGACAAGGATAGAGATAAAGAAAAAAACCGGACTTCAGATGAGAAGAAAGTTGAATGGCAACCAGGCTTTTATGATGGACAAAAGTTTGGTTCAGAGAGCCTGCAGAATAATGAGATCAAGGATTCTTTATGCGTGCAGGAATTGGCCAGAAGAATTAAGGATGAAGATAGAGCATCAGGGAGCCAAATGTTTGAGAAGGTTGTTGCCACAGATCAAAGAAGAGGTGAGATACAGGGAATGGTGGTGGAAAGAAATATTGGCAATCAATCTGAGGAAAaagaaaagtttaagaataagaaTGAAGATCATAGGAAAATCAATGGGCAGAGAAATCATTTTGATACAACAGGTTTGGGAAAGGCATTTCATCAAAATTTCGTTGGCATGGCCCAAgaaagagttgaaggagttgtcAAGTTGGTGGAGAAGAAGGATGCTGAGAAGCAGATGGAGGGGAAAGAGAAGAGTAAACACAAGGGAAGTGATGGTAAGGGTAACAAACACAAAGGCAAAGACCGAGAGAAGAATAGAAAATCAAAGGATAAAGACCGGGATAAGGAAGAAAAGACGGAGAAAGCGAAGGAGATAACTGAACCAATTAAAGAGAAgcctaaattaaaagaaaatgtcTCTAAACTAAAAGAGGGTAGCAGGGACTCACTAGACTTCCGAAATATCAAATCATCAGAATCATTGAAGTTAAGCAATGTAAGTCCTGCTGCTGAGGGAAATCTTGGAAAGCGAAAGGAGCTTGAGGAAAATGGATATTTACTTG ACAATGGGAGGCGGCCTAATAAATTTCCAAGGCCTCTGTCTTCCTCTTTCCCAGCTGTTGAAAATCTAAGGTTGGCAAAATGCCAAACTGCTATTCAGTCATCTGAGAAGCAGGGGTTAGCTAATAATCATATAGTGGATATCAAGGAACAGAAGCTTAATGGCTTAGTAGCTGTTCAAGAGCCCAATTTGTGCTCAAAAAAGCCTTCATCTATTGGCGTAGCAGCAAATGAGAATAGTGAAATATCTTCAAAACCACATCCTGATGTGAAATATCTGAGTCAGATACTTTCTATACCAGAAATGGAGGAATGGCCTGATGCTAATGATCAGGAATGGCTGTTTAGCAGTAGTCATTTGCTAACAAAAAAGCCCAGCGGTGGTTCTCCCGGGGATGATGGAACACGGCAAGTATGGGCAGAAGGTCTTCGGATAGAGTCTGCAGACATTTCAGCACTGCCATATGTCATTCCTTACTGA
- the LOC110648889 gene encoding uncharacterized protein LOC110648889 isoform X3 yields the protein MSRCFPFPPPGYEKKARIDDTELLKKEKNKEKKHKKDKEEKEKREGKEKRDKDRSKEKNREKKDRKEKHKDKDRDKEKNRTSDEKKVEWQPGFYDGQKFGSESLQNNEIKDSLCVQELARRIKDEDRASGSQMFEKVVATDQRRGEIQGMVVERNIGNQSEEKEKFKNKNEDHRKINGQRNHFDTTGLGKAFHQNFVGMAQERVEGVVKLVEKKDAEKQMEGKEKSKHKGSDGKGNKHKGKDREKNRKSKDKDRDKEEKTEKAKEITEPIKEKPKLKENVSKLKEGSRDSLDFRNIKSSESLKLSNVSPAAEGNLGKRKELEENGYLLDNGRRPNKFPRPLSSSFPAVENLRLAKCQTAIQSSEKQGLANNHIVDIKEQKLNGLVAVQEPNLCSKKPSSIGVAANENSEISSKPHPDVKYLSQILSIPEMEEWPDANDQEWLFSSSHLLTKKPSGGSPGDDGTRQVWAEGLRIESADISALPYVIPY from the exons GAGAAGAATAAGGAGAAAAAGCACAAAAAGGATAAGGAGGAGAAAGAAAAGAGGGAGGGTAAAGAGAAAAGGGATAAAGATAGAAGTAAAGAGAAAAATAGAGAAAAGAAAGACCGAAAAGAGAAGCACAAAGACAAGGATAGAGATAAAGAAAAAAACCGGACTTCAGATGAGAAGAAAGTTGAATGGCAACCAGGCTTTTATGATGGACAAAAGTTTGGTTCAGAGAGCCTGCAGAATAATGAGATCAAGGATTCTTTATGCGTGCAGGAATTGGCCAGAAGAATTAAGGATGAAGATAGAGCATCAGGGAGCCAAATGTTTGAGAAGGTTGTTGCCACAGATCAAAGAAGAGGTGAGATACAGGGAATGGTGGTGGAAAGAAATATTGGCAATCAATCTGAGGAAAaagaaaagtttaagaataagaaTGAAGATCATAGGAAAATCAATGGGCAGAGAAATCATTTTGATACAACAGGTTTGGGAAAGGCATTTCATCAAAATTTCGTTGGCATGGCCCAAgaaagagttgaaggagttgtcAAGTTGGTGGAGAAGAAGGATGCTGAGAAGCAGATGGAGGGGAAAGAGAAGAGTAAACACAAGGGAAGTGATGGTAAGGGTAACAAACACAAAGGCAAAGACCGAGAGAAGAATAGAAAATCAAAGGATAAAGACCGGGATAAGGAAGAAAAGACGGAGAAAGCGAAGGAGATAACTGAACCAATTAAAGAGAAgcctaaattaaaagaaaatgtcTCTAAACTAAAAGAGGGTAGCAGGGACTCACTAGACTTCCGAAATATCAAATCATCAGAATCATTGAAGTTAAGCAATGTAAGTCCTGCTGCTGAGGGAAATCTTGGAAAGCGAAAGGAGCTTGAGGAAAATGGATATTTACTTG ACAATGGGAGGCGGCCTAATAAATTTCCAAGGCCTCTGTCTTCCTCTTTCCCAGCTGTTGAAAATCTAAGGTTGGCAAAATGCCAAACTGCTATTCAGTCATCTGAGAAGCAGGGGTTAGCTAATAATCATATAGTGGATATCAAGGAACAGAAGCTTAATGGCTTAGTAGCTGTTCAAGAGCCCAATTTGTGCTCAAAAAAGCCTTCATCTATTGGCGTAGCAGCAAATGAGAATAGTGAAATATCTTCAAAACCACATCCTGATGTGAAATATCTGAGTCAGATACTTTCTATACCAGAAATGGAGGAATGGCCTGATGCTAATGATCAGGAATGGCTGTTTAGCAGTAGTCATTTGCTAACAAAAAAGCCCAGCGGTGGTTCTCCCGGGGATGATGGAACACGGCAAGTATGGGCAGAAGGTCTTCGGATAGAGTCTGCAGACATTTCAGCACTGCCATATGTCATTCCTTACTGA